The Anser cygnoides isolate HZ-2024a breed goose chromosome 20, Taihu_goose_T2T_genome, whole genome shotgun sequence genome contains the following window.
AATAAAGATGTGATGCTTACCTTGTTTTCTGAATAGAACTAATACAGTATTTTGATGTATCACAGGTAAATTTTTCCATAACCTTATGGAGAAAAAGGACTTTGAAGCATGGCTTGATAACATTTCtattacatttctttctctgacggacttgcagaaaaatgaaactctGGATCACCTGATTAGCTTGAGTGGAGCAGTCCAGCTCAGGCACCTCTCCAATAATCTAGAGATTCTTCTCAAGAGGGACTTCCTCAAACTTCTTCCATTGGAACTGAGTTTTTATCTGTTAAAATGGCTTGATCCTCAGACCTTACTCACATGTTGCCTCGTCTCTAAGCAATGGAATAAGGTTATAAGTGCCTGTACAGAGGTCTGGCAGACTGCATGTAAGAATTTGGGTTGGCAAATAGATGACTCTGTTCAGGATCCTCTACACTGGAAGAAGGTTTACCTAAAGGCTATTTCAAGGATGAAGCAACTGAAGGACCATGAAGCCTTTGAGACATCCTCTTTAATTGGACACAGTGCCAGAGTATATGCACTTTACTATAAAGATGGTCTTCTGTGCACAGGTAGGAAGTTCAGAAAACTTGTAGTCTTACAATTTTGTTATCTTCTACACAGCCTCATTTGATTAATTACAAGTTGATTTTCCTTGACCAGATAGGTTATTTTCATAATGCTAACTCAATCCAGtgtgattcaaaaaaaaatttgttttgcagtttctgAAGCTTCTGGCTCTAGTAAGCTCACTAGTCactttaatagaaaaaaaaatacacaaaaaatacaCGAGGACACCAATTTCTTTACTGgtcaaaaaaaagaagatggtAACCTTGTTGCATATCATTCTTCATATTAGCAAGCACATTTGAGAAGTACAGTTATGTTAGTTATCCTTTAGAAGATATGTTAGTCAGGTTAAAGGGACCTTGACTGGGCTGACCGTATGTATGGTCACTGCAGTCTCTCAAGCTGTATGAGGCAAAGTGTCTTCCTTGTGACAAGACAATTTCTCTGATATATTCATAGGCACTTTCAGTTCTTAACATAATCTAAGCTCTTGTATAAAGACCTATAAACTAGATTTAACCTTGCTACTAATCTGACTTGCATATTGTAATGGTGGTTTCAGCTTCGTTCCTGAAGAGTGCAGACTTCAAGATTTCAGTTTGAACTCAGAAATACAGCCAGAACAAATATGAAACATTAAGTACGAAAGAATGGTAACTACTGTCAGAGCATATTCCAAGGATTTCCCAATGACTTGAAATCACAGTGTTATAGAATAAGTTGGAAATAGTGGCTAAGTACCCCCACATCAGCTGGTACATTAGGGTGTTTACTAGAAACTAGCAACTAGACGCTGGCCTGTCTTTTACTTTCCTAgtcagcagggaaggaaaatccACACGAAGCAGCATTATCAAACGTTACTGAAAAGTGGCACATTTATGTGCTGAaaccacaggagaaaaaaagagatggaatGGTCTGGGCTCTTTTTCCCACTCTCTAAAACCAGGGGACTTGAGTTACTGTTTtaagtttatttgttttaaaaaacaaaaacaacaacaaaaaaaaacatccagggggagaaaggaagatGGCAGGTGAGGGGGTCTGGTATTCATCTGCTGTCTTTCCATCTTTCTCAATGCAGAGATTTAATGGACTCCTTTCCTACctgaaagaaactaaaacacAGTATAGTCAGTGACTACCCAAACCTGAGCGTGATCTATCTTATAAAGCTTCCAGGCATTTGTTTCAGTAGATACTATCAATCAGAGTGGGTGCTGGAATCTATGGAAGGGAAAAATGGAAGGCAGACATCTAGCAGCATAATTAAGATTGTTAATTCTTTCCTATGAGGAAAagatgagagagctgggactatTTTctctagagaagagaaggcctgGGAGAATCTTAACAATATACATAAATACCTAAAGGGAGGGTAGAACCAGTTTCATCAaaggtgcccagtgacaggacaagaggcagttgGCAGAAACTGAAACACCAGAGGTTCCATCTGAACGTCAGGAAACCCTTgtgtggatattttttttttttttttaactgtgcaggtgatggagcactgacacaggttgcccagagaggttgtggagtctgcctccttggagatactcaaaagccaTCTGGTCATGATCCTGGGCAACTGGCTCTACATGGCCCTGCTTGAGTCATGGGGgttgacctccagaggtccatTCCAGcctcaactgttctgtgattctgtgaaaatgctatgtttaagacaaaaatgaaatactagTGAAGGGTTGAAAATTGTATATATTATTTGCTTGCGATTATCCTGTTATTTTATATTCCAGGATCAGATGACTTGTCTGCAAAACTGTGGGATGTAAGCACAGGTCAGTGCATCTATGGTATCCAGACACACACTTGTGCTACAGTGAAGTTTGATGAACAAAAGCTTGTAACAGGATCTTTTGATAACACAGTAGCCTGTTGGGAGTGGAGCTCTGGGGCAAAGACACAGCATTTCAGAGGACACACTGGTGCAGGTATGTTGAACTTCtcagtttttaatttcaccagTCAAGTAATATACATCACATATAATAGAACACATTATAATTTAGGTTAGCTTTCTGTACAATAGCATATTGTTTTAAAGCTCTGTCCCTAATCGCTTTTTGGGAGGGAAGTGGCCAGAGCAGATCTAGATCTGTCTGTCCTTGGATAATGCCAAGGCATAGTAATATAGttttttgcaggaaaataaTACTAGATGCAGTAGTGATGTAGTGCTCTagagtttagaaaaaaagaggcaaGCCATATATAACAGGGAGCACGTGTCAATAGGACATGTTTATATCCCCAAACTGGAGATGGTCTTACAGGAAAGAGCACAATAGATCCTGGGAATCtctatttgcatttctgtcttAATTATCTGTCCTCTACCACAAAATATCCTCAACTCAGCTGTAGGTCTGTTCTTGTATGACATACCAGTCGTACTAATCCTGCTGAAATTGACTTCTTAGAACTATTATCTTAGGAACTACAGTGATGTTACACTTCACTGTAATCCAGTCATAATGGAACCACTGATTTACATGCTTTTAATTTGAACAAATGGTACTTTTGTAGTGTATGTTTGGGGATGCATTGATAATTCATGTATACAGTTCAAGAACAACAGTTAAAACTGTAGTAGCTTATGCATTTTGACCCAGTTAGTGTCTCTCATAAAAACACATGCACAGAGACGGTATTCCTTATTTAAAACCCACTCTGTTTGTAGTTTTTAGTGTGGATTACAATGATGAACTTGACATTCTGGTCAGTGGCTCTGCAGACTTCACTGTGAAAGTGTGGGCCTTATCAACAGGAACATGCCTGAATACCCTTACTGGACACACGGAATGGGTCACTAAGGTGGgaatattgattttttaattaaaaacacttgcaaaagaCTTCCTTGCATGAAGTTTTTAGCATgttctgaatttctgtttcCTAATCCCAACCTTGTCCCTAGGTGCAGAACCGGAAAATATCAAGAAATGTAGATATtgcaaaataacatttcaaaagaaaaaatacttaagcTGTAACTAAACCTTTCAGAACACTGAAGAGATTTCTGTTCCAAAGCAGCTGGAATAATACTAGGAATTGGTGTTCAATTCAAAGACCAAATGAATACAGTAGTTCTGAAAGAAAGCTACTCTAAAAATTATGTAGAAAAAGTAATGATCTTGATAACCAAAGTGTAAGCATGACAGAAGTGTTCTGAAGTtgagaaacagtattttccttGCGAGCATTTCAGAACTTGGAATGTGTGCTGGGGGGAGAATTGTAGAGAAGTACATATAGTAGTGTATTAGTACAATAAGTTCTCACTAGTAGGAGCAAAAAAAGTGTAAACAGCAGTTTCCCTTCAGTTGCTAAAAGTATCTGTATTGCCTTTAACAATCTCTGTAGCATACTCCTGtataatgaaatggaaaatacaaatgaatgcGTGGTTAACAGCATCAGAATAAGTCATTACATCCTTCAATTACAGGTAGTTTTGCAGAAGTGCAAAGTCAAATCTCTTATGCATAGTCCCGGGGATTATATTCTTCTAAGTGCAGATAAGTATGAAATCAAGGTATGTACCATATGTCACGAACACATCATTGTTCTTCCTAGGGAAATAGAATACTTGAGTGCTCTGCTGATTTACAATTAATATAGGACTTTTTCTCTCATAGTCCTTACTTGTAAAGTTGTGTACAAGACAAGAAACTCTTTGGAAGCTAACTTTTCAATACTTTCTGTCACGTTTAGAATCAAATGGTAGCTCAACATGaatggtaatttaaaaaaataagtttttttttcatgcctaATGTGCTAATGTGACAGTGAAACACTTGGGcaaatactgctgtttttaGAAGATAAGATAAAGAAGataagtatttctgaaaaacatttgcacATTTACCTGCTGTTTAACAAGAGACTGAGCCTATTTGAGTAATGGTTTATAACTTGAATGTTTTGTggtcttaaaatgttttttgtttgttttttaattctagaTTTGGCCTATTGGAAGGGAAATAAATTGCAAATGTTTGAAAACACTGTCTGTTTCTGAAGATCGCAGCATatccctgcagcccaggctgcactTCGATGGTAAATACATAGTGTGCAGTTCAGCACTAGGATTATACCAGTGGGACTTTGCCAGCTATGACATTCTCAGGTAAATCTTTCATCTTAAGGTGTGTAGAACTTATTCCAGTGGTGTAcattgaagaaaatataaagtatTCTGTGGAAGTATTATATGAAATGTATTGGTTTTAATAACTTTCTTTAGATGTAATTCAAAAGGATCTTgataaaaaatctttaaacatCTTTCTTCACACATTCATAGAActatagaatggcttgggttggaagggacctttaagatcatcccGTTCCAACCCCCATGCAATGGGCacggatgccacccactagatcaagttgcccagggccttgtccaacctaGTCTTGAActcctccagggatgaggcatccacaagttctctgggcaacctgttccaatgcttcaccaccctctgagtgaagaatttcctcctaacctctaatctacatctcccctcttttagtttaaagccattcccccttgtcctgtcataatctgacaaagcagaaagtttactccatcttttttaagccccctttaagtactgcaaggttgcaatgaggtcaccccggagccttctcttctttaggctgaacagccccagctctctcagcctttcttcacaggagaggtgctccagccctctgatcagctTCGTGGCCTTCCACTGGACCCGatctaacagatccacatcccTGTGCttggggccccagacctggatgcagtactaCAAGtggggcagagtagagggggacaatcccctcccgTAACCGGCTGGCCACTCcgctgttgatgcagcccaggatgcagttggccttctggcctgcaagcacacactgctggctcatgtcaaacTTTTTGTCCACTAGAACTCCCGagtccttctctgcaaggctgctctcaatgagttcttcttccagtctgtcctcgtgtctgggattgccctgacccaggtgcagcactttGCACTTAGACTTAGCTcatccaggtccctttggatggcatccgTTCCctctttggtatcaactgcaccactcagcttggtgtcattgcAAATTTGTCGAGGGTGTACTCGATCCTTCTGTCTATGttgttgataaagatagtaAACAGTACCAGTCCTAGAACGGACCATTGAGGGACATCACTCATCAACAGactccacctggacatggagccattgaccaccactctctgggtgcgacctccaagccaattccttatccactgaatggtccaccttTCAAATCTGTATCTCTCCAAGCTGaagatcaggatgtcatgtgggaccgcgtcaaaggccttacagaagtccaggcagatgacatcagttggtcttcccttgtcagctgatgcagtcactccattgtagaaggccaccagattggtcaggcatgatttacgcttggtgaagccatgctggctctCTCAGGTCAactctttgtcttgcatgtaccttgacattgcttccaggaggaccttttccatgatcttcccaggcacagaagtgaggctcactggtctgtagttccccgaGTCCTCCTTactaccctttttaaaaatgggagtgacgtttccttttttccagtcaccagagACTTCACCTAACTGCCAGGACTTCAAATATGGAGGAAGGCTTGGGTTGGCTTGGTTTCATTCTGTTTATATTGACCAGATTTTATTCTAATGTATCACCAACCATTTGattgctgttttgctttctggcCACACACTACTcctcttattttcaaaacatgtgCTGTAGATTTTCAAAAGACTTAAATCAGACTTCAGTGCTCTAGTTGTGAACATAAAACTGTAGTGACTGGAAGCTAGTGTTGCTACCCAAATTGCTCTGCAGCAAACCAGAAGACCATTTCTGCAGGTCATTTGACAGTACAAGGtattaaaaagacatttctccCTTGTATAGCACTACTCAACTGAAATCTGTTATTCTCAATAACAGTGTGGAATGACAGTAAAATCTATCGGACTGCAAAAAAAGGGTCAAGTattctgtttcaaaaaacaGAATGAGGTTCTGTCTGTTGGAAATGGTGTCATCAAAGATTGTAACTTATCAAAAAAGTGCATTCTAGAACTGTTAGCAGACTCTTAATTGAAATGTCACGAATATTTGAAGAGTGCCTACTGTAGGAAGATCTACTTCAGAAGAAGTGCTTCTTCGAAAGAGAAAGATGTTCTCTCACTGCTGAGAACAGTTTTTCATCGCCATAGGTTTTTGTGCCTTAGTTCTGTGCTTTATGTAATGCTATAATCAAACAGTCAGCTGTGGAAAACattctctttaatttctgttcaaGTTTTGTTTATTAAGGCAACAAAATCCCAAAGGTTTAGTGGAACTAATATATTCAGTTATTTCTCcctaaagtaaaaatatttaacttatGCTAAGGGTCAGTAAAGCAACATTCTTTTAAGGACTAATGCTGAATGATTTATTGTATTGTCACAAAAAGACATTTCTATGCtttatttccagctttttttttaaaagagtggTCAAAAGAATAGTAACAGATCTTGTAcctttttaaagacatttagGTGTGAAATCCCTATGAAAATTTACTGTAAAATACAAGTACATCTTTTGTGTATATCTggaaattgatttcttttttcctcttctgctgtgcACAATCCCTTTCAAactttaacatttatttatctttagaAGGGTCTGTCCTGAATGCAGAAAGCCTGCACTGAAACCACTGGCCTGACTTGAGGGCTCACTTCCTTGATTTGAAAAATTTTCATATAGTTCTTCTTGAATAATTTAGAAAAGATGAGTTTAGACACTTATTCTCTATAGACACATAAGAATTTGTTTTAGTAATGCTGGTTCATGACTGTGTAGTGACAGAGTTTCTAACAACACTGTTTTATCTTCCAGGGTTATCAAGCCTCCTGACTTCTCAAATGTGTCCTTGCTGGGCTTTGGAGAGATATTTGCTCTACTATTTGATAACAGATACCTGTATATAATGGACTTGAGGACAGAAAAATTGATAAGCCGCTGGCCTCTACCAGAGTACAGAAAATCAAAGAGAGGTTCAAGTTTTTTAGCTGGTGAAATGTCTTGGTTAAATGGACTAAATGGCCAAAATGATATGGGCTTGGTTTTTGCCACCAGTATGCCAGACCACAGTATCCATTTGGTGTTATGGAAAGAACATGGCTGAAAAGATCACATATGCAGAATCTTCAGGACTATCAGCAGCGTGTCCATAAAATGAAACTTTGCATGAACCAAAGTTGCACACCTAGTGGTATCATCATGCAGTGCACaatcatttacttttatttggGCATTTGGGAATGAGTTGT
Protein-coding sequences here:
- the FBXW2 gene encoding F-box/WD repeat-containing protein 2, with amino-acid sequence MEKKDFEAWLDNISITFLSLTDLQKNETLDHLISLSGAVQLRHLSNNLEILLKRDFLKLLPLELSFYLLKWLDPQTLLTCCLVSKQWNKVISACTEVWQTACKNLGWQIDDSVQDPLHWKKVYLKAISRMKQLKDHEAFETSSLIGHSARVYALYYKDGLLCTGSDDLSAKLWDVSTGQCIYGIQTHTCATVKFDEQKLVTGSFDNTVACWEWSSGAKTQHFRGHTGAVFSVDYNDELDILVSGSADFTVKVWALSTGTCLNTLTGHTEWVTKVVLQKCKVKSLMHSPGDYILLSADKYEIKIWPIGREINCKCLKTLSVSEDRSISLQPRLHFDGKYIVCSSALGLYQWDFASYDILRVIKPPDFSNVSLLGFGEIFALLFDNRYLYIMDLRTEKLISRWPLPEYRKSKRGSSFLAGEMSWLNGLNGQNDMGLVFATSMPDHSIHLVLWKEHG